In the genome of bacterium, the window GGCCGTTTCCGCAGTCGCTCCCCAGTTTGTCCTGCGGTCGACGCCGGACTTCACGCCGCTGCACGCGGTTTTGAGCCGCAACGGCGTGCCGTTTCCTGTCGTGATCGAGGGTGCGGACATCCCCCACGCGCGCCGGGTCTTGGAGGGGGAGTTGCATCGTGAATTCGAAAACTTTCTCTCCGCCACGATCCCGTTTGAGGCCGTGCCCTGGTTTGCCCTGGTCCGTGCCTTGGATGGAACGTGCGAAGGCATCGCCTTGTCCTGGCTGACCGGCCGGGGCGAGGGAATTCGCATGCGTTGCGACCGCGTCCGCAAGCGGGTCATGGAGGGCGACGGCGTCATCCGCCACGTCGGACTGGCGCTCTTGATGGCGCAACTCCGGTGGATGAAGGCCAACGGGCACTGGCCCCTGCGAGGAGAGATCCTGAAGGACTACGACCCGCATGTCATGGCCTCGTACCGCCGCACCTGCGGAATGGGGCCGGGCTTCTTTGACGAATTGACGATTGCGACGGCATCCGTGGGGCGTTGGGACGGAGAGCGATTCCTCGCCCAGTGCCCCATTCCGATTCGAACGATTAGGGCGACCCCTTGATCACTCCCACTCGATCGTGGCGGGCGGCTTCGAGGAGATGTCGTAGACGACGCGGTTCACTCCCCTCACCTCGTTGATCACACGGGCGGAAATCACGGCGAGAAGATCGTAAGGCAGCCGCACCCAATCGGCGGTCATGCCGTCCTGGCTCTCCACGGCGCGGACGGCGATGACGTTCTCGTAGGTCCGATTGTCCCCCATCACCCCGACGGTCTTGACCGGCAGGAGCACCGAGAACGACTGCCACATCTTCGTGTAGAGCCCGGCGGCCTTGATCTCCGAGACGACGATGTCGTCGGCGTTGCGCAGGATCTCGAGACGCTCCTGGGTGACCTCCCCCAAGATGCGCACGGCGAGTCCGGGGCCGGGAAAGGGCTGGCGGTCGATGATCTCATCGGGAACGCCGATCAGGCGGCCGATCGCCCTCACCTCGTCCTTGAAGAGCTCCCGGAACGGTTCGATGAGCTTCAGGTGCATCCGCTCCGGCAAGCCGCCCACGTTGTGGTGGCTCTTGATGACGGCCGACGGCCCGCGGAAGGAGACGCTTTCGATGACGTCCGGGTAGAGCGTGCCCTGGGCCAGGAACTTGGCCTCCGAGTGGCGTTTGGCCTCGTCCTCGAAGACGGCGATGAATTCGTTGCCGATGATCTTTCGTTTTTTTTCGGGGTCTTCGACCCCCCTTAATTTCTCCAAGAATCTCTCGGCGGCGTCGATCTTTTTCAAGGGGACCTGCATGTTCTTTTGAAAAAGATCCAGAACCCTGTTCCCCTCGTTCTTCCGAAGCAGCCCGTTGTCGATGAAGAGCGCATCGAGCTGTCGGCCCACCGCCTTGTGGATCAGGGCGGCCATCACCGACGAATCGACGCCGCCGGAGACCGCGCAGATCACGTGCCCGTCTCCCACCTGCGCGCGGATCTCGCGGGTCTTTTGATCGACGAAGGATTCCATCGACCAGTCGGCCTTGAGGTCTGCGACCTTGAAGAGGAAGTTTTTGAGCAAGTCCCGCCCGCGCGGGGTGTGATGGACCTCCGG includes:
- the guaA gene encoding glutamine-hydrolyzing GMP synthase translates to MASRVLILDFGSQYTQLIARRIREEKVYCEIHPCNAPLAKIREFAPQAIVLSGGPSSVYEADAPSAAVEILDLQVPILGICYGMQWLSQTLKGKVEAGRVREYGPAKIRIVKKYGIFEGFQDDETPVWMSHGDHVTVLPAGFESYAQSGGGLQAAIGDPRRKIYALQFHPEVHHTPRGRDLLKNFLFKVADLKADWSMESFVDQKTREIRAQVGDGHVICAVSGGVDSSVMAALIHKAVGRQLDALFIDNGLLRKNEGNRVLDLFQKNMQVPLKKIDAAERFLEKLRGVEDPEKKRKIIGNEFIAVFEDEAKRHSEAKFLAQGTLYPDVIESVSFRGPSAVIKSHHNVGGLPERMHLKLIEPFRELFKDEVRAIGRLIGVPDEIIDRQPFPGPGLAVRILGEVTQERLEILRNADDIVVSEIKAAGLYTKMWQSFSVLLPVKTVGVMGDNRTYENVIAVRAVESQDGMTADWVRLPYDLLAVISARVINEVRGVNRVVYDISSKPPATIEWE